DNA sequence from the Gallaecimonas pentaromativorans genome:
GTTGGCTCTTGTCGCTTTTGGTGATCACGGTTGGCTCCTTGGCAGGGGTTGAGGCGGCTTGCGTACAGCCACAAAGGGCCACCGCCGCCAGGGCTAAACTCCATTTTGCACTCATGTTATTGCGCTCCCTTTTCCGTTAACTCATTCAAGGCTACCACAGTCGCCGGGCTGGCCGGTGCCATGCCCGCCCCATCCAGCACCTGATAAAGCTTGAGGTTAAGCGCCAGGCGCTGCTGATGATAATGGGCGGTGGGCACCCAGGCTCTTATCACCAACCGGATCCCAAGGGCGGTAAAGGCGTCGATGCCCAGTTGCACCTTGGGGGCTTCTTTGGCATCGAACGACGCCAAGGCCGCCTCCAGCAAGGTCAGGGCCTGCTCCGGGTTGGCTTCTTTTGGCAGCAGCAGCGTGGTCTCTACCAGCTTGAACTGATTGGAATTTTGGTAAATTTCCCCCAGCACCTTGCGGTTGGGGATGTGAATACGCTCGCCGTCTTCGGTAATCAGCACGGTCTGGGCCAGGGTGATGTCGTCCACCAAACCGGCGCGCCCCAAAAGCTCCAGGGTATCCCCCACCGAAAAGGGCCGGGTCAGGATAAGTGCCACCCCGGCGCCGTAGTTGGCAACGGGGCCCTGCAAAGCGAGGCTCAAACCGAAAGTAGCGGCGCCGATGGCGGCAATGAGGGGGCTGATGGTGATGCCAAGCTTGCCAGCCGCTATCACCAAGAAGATGGCCAGTACCGCCAGGCGCACCAAGTTGGAAAAAAACCGCACCAGGGTCTGATCCCACTGGCGGTTATCCCCCAGGCGGCGCAGCGAGCGCCCGGCCCAGTTGGAGGCCAGCCAGCCCAGCAGCACGATCAGCATCGCTCCCAGTAGTTGGAAGCCGTACTGCACCAGATAGTCGGTCACCTGCTGGGTAAGGCTGGTCAGATAATCGAACTCTTCGTTCAGCATCCTTTTGATCCCTAAAACACTTTTAGTTGAGCTTATCGCTAACCGGCGAAAATGTCTCAGGGGTGTTAACGGTTATTCAGTCGTGCTCGCCCTGGTATTGGAAAACCGGCAGGCCGATGTTGAAGCGAAGGGCCAGCATCCGCATGGAAAAGCCCACCGCCAGGGTCACCAGGGTAGCCAGCAAGTCCGGTTGGCCAAGGGCAGTGAGCGCCAGATACAGCACCGCCGACACCAAAGACACCCCGGCGTAAATCTCCCTTTGGAACACCAAAGGGATACGGTTACACAGCATGTCGCGCAGGATGCCGCCAAAGACCCCAGTTATCACCGCCGAGATAACGGCAACCCCTGGGCCAAACTCCATGGACAGCGCCACCTTGACGCCGATGATGGAAAACACCACCAGCCCCAGGGCGTCGAGCAGCAAAAACACTTTGCGAAGGCGACTCATCAGCGGCGCTATCCAGGTGGTCACCAGGGCGGCGCAGCAGATGATGAGAATATACTGAGGGTGGGCGACCCAGGTCAGCGGGTAGTGGCCTAGCAGGATGTCGCGGATGGAGCCGCCACCGATGGCGGTAACGCAGGCGATGATCATGACCCCGAACAGGTCCATGCTGCGCCGGCCTGCGGCCAGGGCGCCGGTCATGGCTTCAGCGGTAATACCGATAATGTATAAAACAGTCAGCAACATGGCGGCCATCCTTTGATAAGGTGCTGCGATTATAAGGAGCTGGCGGCCAGTACGCACATGACCTTTTTTGCACCAATCCATTAGTTTTATTGATGCAAAATATGCGTAAAAGCCTTTATTGGCGAGCAGCTGACCGCGCAAACCTTTTCCTGACCATAAGATGGAGTGATAAATGAGAGCCGCCTTGCTGTTTGCCCTTTCCCTGCTGCTAAGTGCCTGTAGCCAGGCGCCGGATACCGGCGACATGACCCGCATCCTCAGCCGCCAGTACCAGCAGCAATTGGGGCCGGATGCGGTGCTTATTCGTAACCTCGAGAAGGTGGACGGCAAAGCCAAAGGCAAAGACGGTTACCTGGTGGATGTGAAGTACGACTTGGTTTTTCTCAAAGGCTTTGACCAGCTCACCGGCGAGGCGCAGGATAAAGCCCGTGACGGCCAGTGGCTGGGCATGTTGGACAAGGGCCTGAGCCTTTGGCAACTGCACCTGACCTTCGGGAATTTCAAAAGCGGTGATGTGGTGCCGGTTGAGCAGCGCTATGAGCTGGTCAAAACCGACGCAGGTTGGGATCTTGCCGCCAACTGGGACAGCCACTGATTTGTTTTTTATGGCTTTTTGCTATCAATAACAACGCCATATTCCAAAAGTGAATATCATTATTCATTTAGTGAATATAGTATCGGGCTTTGTTCAGTCGTATAGGTTCAAGGAGCAGTAATATGGGCGCGCTTACCCCCTCCGGCATTGATGAGGTGTATCTCGATACCAACGCCACCACCCCGGTACTTCCCGAGGCCGTGGCCGCCGTAGAAGAGGTGATGCGAGCGCTTTACGGCAACCCCAGCTCCACCCATATTACCGGCCTCAAGGCTCGCCACCTGATGGAAAGCACCCGCCAGTTGGCCCGCCAGGTACTGGGTGCCAGTAATGGCCACCTTATCTTTACCTCCGGTGCCACCGAAGGCATTCAAACCGCCGTGGTGTCGGCACTGTCATCGGTTAAAAGCCAACCTGAGCTTCTCAATCGCCCCGGTAAACTGCTGCTTTACGGGGCAACCGAACACAAAGCGGTGCCCAACACCCTCAAGCACTGGAACCAATTGCTGGGCATCGATGCCGAAGTGATGGCCATTCCGGTGAATCACCAGGGGCTTTTGGATCTCGACTTTATCCGCCGCCACGCCAAAGACGCCTTGATGATCTGCACCATGGCGGTGAACAACGAAACCGGCGCGCGCCAGGATTTAAGCGCTGTTGAAGAAGCAATTCGCAGCCAGAACCCGCAATGCCTGTGGATGGTCGATTGCGTGCAGGCCCTGGGTAAAATGCCTCTGGCCCTTAGCGACACCAGCATTGATTACGCTCCCTTCTCCGGCCACAAACTTTACGCCATGAAAGGCATCGGCCTTTTGTATGTGCGCCAAAAGGCGCCGTTTTCGCCCTTTATTGCCGGCGGCGGTCAAGAACAGGGGCTGCGCTCCGGCACCGAAAACCTGCCGGGTATCGCCTCGTTAAAGCCCATTCTTGAGGCCTTGCTGGACCCGGCCCACAGCACCTTTCGCTCGGTTGACACCCTTAATGGCTTTCGGGCGCAGCTGGCCGACGCGCTGCTGACCGCCTTTCCCGGCCTGGTGTTTAACAACGATTTTTCGGTAAGCGTGCCAACCACGCTTAATTTTTCGGTAAAAGGCTTTGCCTCAAAAGAGCTGCTGGATTTGTTTGATGCCGCCAATATCCGGGTATCGAGCGGCTCGGCTTGCTCCTCCGGCGCCACCCGCTCTTTTGTACTGGACGCCATGGGCCTGCCGGCCTGGCAAAGCGAAGCGGCCATTCGCCTCTCCTTTGGCCCGGCCATGACCCAAGCCCAGCTTGACCACGCCTGTGAGCGTATCGCCAAGGCCAGCGACGCCCTGCGCTATTCTTGCCGCCACCCGGGCCATCTCAAGCCCACGGAACAGCTTGAAGGCTTGGTACAGCTTAAAAGCGGCGCCGATTGCTGCTATTTGTTGGTTAGCCAAGGCCAGGCGATAGTGATTGACCCGGTCTCGCCCCTTGTCGAGCGCCTGGTTGAAACCATCAGCTGCCAGGGTTTGCAGGTCGCCGCCATCCTCGACACCCATGGCCATGCCGACCACCTCTCTGCCGCGCCAGTGCTGGCCGAGCGCCTGGGCCTTGCCAGCAGCGACGTAGACGCCCTTGGCTGGCCACAGCAGGCAAGCACTGGCCCCCTTGGCCTGCCCGCCATTGCTGTTGGCGACAATTGGCTAAGCCGCATGGCAACCCCAGGCCACACCAGCGACGCCGTCGCGCTGCTGCTGAGTAAGGGCGAGGATATTCAGGCCGCTTTTGTGGGCGACACCGTGCTGCACGGCGGCCTTGGCCGCACCGATTTTGAAAGCTCCGATGCCAAGGCCCTTTATCGCAGCCTAAAAGCGCTGGGCCAGCAGCTGCCGGCCAAAGCCTTGTTGTTGCCTGCCCATGACTATCACAACCTGCTCTTTACCTCCCTGGAGGCCGAGCGGCGCAGCAACCCGCTGCTGGCCCAGGTGCTGGCGCCGGTGTCGATGCTCGACGAAGCGGCTTTTGCCGACCAGAAAGCCCGCCTCGACCAAGCCCTCGACACCCCCATGGAGGGCTGCGAAATTCGCTGTGGGGTCACCAACCTCAACCTAAAACTCAGCGCCGAGCAGGAGCTGACATTGGACGATCTGGCCCTTCTCGACACCCCCTTATTGGTGGACGTACGAGAAAGCCACGAGCACCACTTGCAGCATCTGGGCAATGACGCCAGCGCGCCGCTGTCGCGCCTGGCCCAATACCTTTTGGAGCACCCTGAGGACAAACCGCTGGTCTGTTATTGTCGCAGCGGTTCGCGCTCCCAAGTGGCTGCCGCTGCCCTCACCCGCCTTGGCCGCCGGGCTTACCACCTTAAAGGCGGGGTGGCCCTCAGCCAGTAACGGATATTGCAAGGCCGGCGCCAATGGCAAACAATGTTAGCCACAACAACGATATAAACGGGTAAGAGGGATGTTCGAACAGTTTGACCACGTGGTGAGGGTAATAGGCCTGGTGCTGCTGATACTGGGCTGGCTGCTGAAAAGCCGCAACACCATGCTGATTGGTGGCCTGCTTATCTTTGGCGCCGCCTTTATCAGCACCGAGCTGAGCGGCGCCATCGACAAGGCCGGTCACTAAAAAGGGCGCCATTGGCGCCCTTTTTTATTCCACCCTGCGGTACACCGCCTTGCCTGCCAGCCAGGTTTCCCTGGGCTTTAGCTGCCAAATGTCACTGTCCGGCACGGTAAAGTAGTCGTCGTCCAAGATCACCAAATCCGCCCACTGCCCCGGCGCCAGACTGCCGGTGAATTTGTCCATAAAGGCCGCATAGGCCGCGCCACGGGTAAAATCATACAGCGCTTCTTCGCGGGTCAGGGCTTGTTCCTTGTGCCAGCCCTCTTTGGGCTGGCCGTGATGGTCCTGGCGGGTCACCGCCGCATAAAGGCCGTAGAAGGGGTTGGGGCTTTCCACCGGGAAATCCGAGCCGGCCGCCATCTTGACTCCAGCTTTGACCAGGCTGCGCCAGGCATAGGCCCCTTTGAGGCGGTCTTTGCCGATGCGGCTCTGGGCCATGTTCATGTCGGAGGTGGCGTGGGTGGGCTGGAAGGAGGCTATTACCCCAAGTTTGGCCATGCGCTCGATGTCGCCAAGGGTCATCACCTGGGCGTGCTCGATACGGTTGCGCCGGCCCTTGCGCTCGCTTGGAGGAAAGCTGGCGAAGGTGTCCAGCACCCGCTGGTTGGCGGCGTCGCCAATAGCATGAACGTTCACCTGAAAACCGGCGTCAAAGGCGGCGCGCATCACCTTTTCCAGCTCGCCAGGGCCATAGAGCATTGAGCCTTTGTGGCCCGGTTTGTCGCTGTAATCGGCCAGCATGGCGGCGCCTCGGCTGCCAAGGGCGCCGTCGGCAAATACCTTGACCGCCCGCGCTGCCAACAGATCGCTCCCTTGCCAGCCGATAGGGGCCTTCACGGCTTGCCAGGTGGCAGGCTTGGCTTCGAGCATGGCGTAAATGCGGGTAGTGAGGCTGGCTTGGCGCTGCTGATAGAGCTGCCAGGTGGGCAAGTCGACACCGGCGTCCCCTACCCCGGTAAGACCCACTTTGGCCATGATCCCAAGGGCAGCGTCCAGCGCCTGGCCGCGTAGCGCATCGCTGAGCTGTGGCAGGTGAGCAGTCATTAAATTCATGGCGTTATCCACCAGCACCCCGCTGGGCTGGCCGTCGCGGCCACGCAAGATTTGGCCACCACTGGGCTCGGGGGTTTTGGCGTTGATGCCGGCGAGAGTCAAGGCCGCCTGGTTGGCCCAGCCAGCGTGGCCATCCACCCGGCTTAGCCACACCGGGCGACCGTCGGTGAGCATGGCTAGGTCCGAGGCAGTGGGCATGCGTTTATCGGGCCACAGCTCCTGGTTCCAGCCCCAGCCTTGGATCCACGGCAGCTTGGGGTGCTTTTTAGCAAAGCGCGCCACCCTAGACAGGGCGTCGGCCAGGGATTTGGCGCCGGTTAAATCCACATTGAGAGTGCCTTCCCCGAGGGCCATTACGTGGCCATGGGCATCAATCAGCCCCGGCAGCACCGTTTTCCCGGCAAGATCCCTTACCTCTGCCCCTTGGGGGATGGCCAGGCGGTTATCGCCCCTTGCCAGGACTTTACCGTCTTCAATCACCAGCCGGCTAAACGGCACCAGCTTGTCGCCCTGCCAGCCATAACCGGTGACGTTATCCAGCACCAGGCTTTGGGCCGAAAGGCCAAATGACAGCGCCGACAGGCCAAACGACAGCCCCGCCAGGGCCCTTACCAAACCACGAACCATGACCACTCCTTACAATCCTGACCACAGTGCCTGGCGCAGATCCACCCGGCCACTGCGCTTGATAACCACCCCTTCGGCCAACAGCAGTTGATGCTGCTCCAGGTGCCCCTGGCTGTCTCTGACCGAGCAGCCACCCTGGGCGTTGACCACCCGGTGCCAAGGCAGACCCGCCGGGCAACTGGCCATGTAGCGCCCCACCAGTCTTGGGTTCCAGCCAAGGATGGAGGCCAGTTGGCCATAGGTAGCCACCTGGCCTGCCGGAATAAGGGCAACCAAAGTGTATAAGCGGGCGGGGTCGGTACTGGTGGCCATGGCAATTACAGGGGTTAATTTGTCTATAGGGTACCAGCGCCCGGTACCCTGGCACAGCGAAATGAAAAAGGCGCCCTGCGGCGCCTTTGCGTTATTTACTGAGGTAGGACTGGCCTTTACAGAAGTGCTCGACACAGGGGCTGGCAAAGCGCTTTTCAAGCCCTTTGAGGGTGGCCACCTTTTGTGGGGTGTCGAGGTTTAGCAGGGTAACGGCGGCGTCTTGCACACCGTCACGGCGCACATGCACCGGCATCACGGTGCGCTGGCCTTGGCCCAGCTCTTCCATGATTTGGCGCGCCTGACCGCAGCTGAACACATACTGGCCCTGGAAGGTCTGGCGGCTGGCCGACCAGTAGTTCCATTGCATTTCAAAGTCGTCCGGCTTGTAGGCGCACCAGTACTGGGTCAGGGACACCATCTGGCCCAGGTGATAATCCTTGGCCCGTACCGACCCCATCACCTCTTGGTTTACATCGCGGGTCGCCACCTGGAAGGTGCCCATGTTCATGCCTTTATGGCGCGACTTGGATACCCCAACGTACTCCGGCTGCTGCCAGCTGTCTGGGCCGTCACTGCCATGAGCCACGGGCGCCATTGGCGCTTTATGAGCAGCAGGAGGCGCTTCGGCCACTTGGGTTTCGGCCTTGGCCGGTGCCGGCATGGGCACGGTCATGGTATCGGTGCTGGCGGTCACTACTGGCGGCGCCTTGCCTTCCAGCTGCAGATAAGAGCGGCTTTTGAGCATCTCAAAACGGGTTTTGATGCTGTCAATCTTGGCTACCGGCAAGGCGGTGCGCTGGCCGTTCTTCACATAGGTTTGAAAGGCGATGGTGCCGTACTGGTCGAGGTAGAGGTCGATGTCCTGCTCGTCCATGCGGCGGCTGCCGTCAGGCAGGGTCAGGCGCCAGTCGGCGTCTTCTTCGTAACCAAAAAGGTTACCGCCATCGACAAAGTAAAAGTGCTCACCGTAGCCGCCCTCTCCGGCTTCCAGTCGCTCTTTGAGATATTTCAGTTCACCCTGGTCGAAGTAGGCAACATAGCTGGCGGTACCGTAACTGTCCTGCAGCTCGCCGGCGACTTTTTTCATGTCGTCGGTGTGGGCCAGGATCCAGTCCCGTTTGTTGTCCAGCGCGTCGCGAATTTCCGGCGATGGCAGGCCGATATCCACGGTGCGCTCGTCCGACGCCATGGGTACCGGCGCCTTGGTGGTGGGCTTATTCACACAGCCACAGAGCGCCAATGTTGCAAGCAACGCAGTCCCGATTTTTTTATTGTGCATGAGGCGTTTCTCAAGTTGCGGCAAACAAGGTTTTGGGGTTTTGTTAAAAAAAGGATAGCAAACGCTATCCCTTTTTGTATTGCCTTACAAGGTCTTATATAAGAACAGCATTTATGATGATGACATCACCTATTGATCAAGAAAATGCTTTGCTGATGCCGATGCATAAGGAAAAACCATGATGAGCAAAAAACTGGTATTGCTGTTGCCCCTGTTGCTAAGTGCCTGCGCCGCCCACACCGGCGGCCGCGACGAATGCGCGGCCAACCTTGACAGCGCCTGGCAGGAACTGGACTTGGCCAAAGCCGAGGGCTTTGCCGGCACCGTCAGCTACACCAAGGCCCTGGGGCTG
Encoded proteins:
- a CDS encoding trimeric intracellular cation channel family protein, translating into MLLTVLYIIGITAEAMTGALAAGRRSMDLFGVMIIACVTAIGGGSIRDILLGHYPLTWVAHPQYILIICCAALVTTWIAPLMSRLRKVFLLLDALGLVVFSIIGVKVALSMEFGPGVAVISAVITGVFGGILRDMLCNRIPLVFQREIYAGVSLVSAVLYLALTALGQPDLLATLVTLAVGFSMRMLALRFNIGLPVFQYQGEHD
- a CDS encoding aminotransferase class V-fold PLP-dependent enzyme is translated as MGALTPSGIDEVYLDTNATTPVLPEAVAAVEEVMRALYGNPSSTHITGLKARHLMESTRQLARQVLGASNGHLIFTSGATEGIQTAVVSALSSVKSQPELLNRPGKLLLYGATEHKAVPNTLKHWNQLLGIDAEVMAIPVNHQGLLDLDFIRRHAKDALMICTMAVNNETGARQDLSAVEEAIRSQNPQCLWMVDCVQALGKMPLALSDTSIDYAPFSGHKLYAMKGIGLLYVRQKAPFSPFIAGGGQEQGLRSGTENLPGIASLKPILEALLDPAHSTFRSVDTLNGFRAQLADALLTAFPGLVFNNDFSVSVPTTLNFSVKGFASKELLDLFDAANIRVSSGSACSSGATRSFVLDAMGLPAWQSEAAIRLSFGPAMTQAQLDHACERIAKASDALRYSCRHPGHLKPTEQLEGLVQLKSGADCCYLLVSQGQAIVIDPVSPLVERLVETISCQGLQVAAILDTHGHADHLSAAPVLAERLGLASSDVDALGWPQQASTGPLGLPAIAVGDNWLSRMATPGHTSDAVALLLSKGEDIQAAFVGDTVLHGGLGRTDFESSDAKALYRSLKALGQQLPAKALLLPAHDYHNLLFTSLEAERRSNPLLAQVLAPVSMLDEAAFADQKARLDQALDTPMEGCEIRCGVTNLNLKLSAEQELTLDDLALLDTPLLVDVRESHEHHLQHLGNDASAPLSRLAQYLLEHPEDKPLVCYCRSGSRSQVAAAALTRLGRRAYHLKGGVALSQ
- a CDS encoding amidohydrolase produces the protein MVRGLVRALAGLSFGLSALSFGLSAQSLVLDNVTGYGWQGDKLVPFSRLVIEDGKVLARGDNRLAIPQGAEVRDLAGKTVLPGLIDAHGHVMALGEGTLNVDLTGAKSLADALSRVARFAKKHPKLPWIQGWGWNQELWPDKRMPTASDLAMLTDGRPVWLSRVDGHAGWANQAALTLAGINAKTPEPSGGQILRGRDGQPSGVLVDNAMNLMTAHLPQLSDALRGQALDAALGIMAKVGLTGVGDAGVDLPTWQLYQQRQASLTTRIYAMLEAKPATWQAVKAPIGWQGSDLLAARAVKVFADGALGSRGAAMLADYSDKPGHKGSMLYGPGELEKVMRAAFDAGFQVNVHAIGDAANQRVLDTFASFPPSERKGRRNRIEHAQVMTLGDIERMAKLGVIASFQPTHATSDMNMAQSRIGKDRLKGAYAWRSLVKAGVKMAAGSDFPVESPNPFYGLYAAVTRQDHHGQPKEGWHKEQALTREEALYDFTRGAAYAAFMDKFTGSLAPGQWADLVILDDDYFTVPDSDIWQLKPRETWLAGKAVYRRVE
- a CDS encoding MGMT family protein, whose product is MATSTDPARLYTLVALIPAGQVATYGQLASILGWNPRLVGRYMASCPAGLPWHRVVNAQGGCSVRDSQGHLEQHQLLLAEGVVIKRSGRVDLRQALWSGL
- a CDS encoding mechanosensitive ion channel family protein; this encodes MLNEEFDYLTSLTQQVTDYLVQYGFQLLGAMLIVLLGWLASNWAGRSLRRLGDNRQWDQTLVRFFSNLVRLAVLAIFLVIAAGKLGITISPLIAAIGAATFGLSLALQGPVANYGAGVALILTRPFSVGDTLELLGRAGLVDDITLAQTVLITEDGERIHIPNRKVLGEIYQNSNQFKLVETTLLLPKEANPEQALTLLEAALASFDAKEAPKVQLGIDAFTALGIRLVIRAWVPTAHYHQQRLALNLKLYQVLDGAGMAPASPATVVALNELTEKGAQ